A genome region from Nicotiana tabacum cultivar K326 chromosome 13, ASM71507v2, whole genome shotgun sequence includes the following:
- the LOC107762103 gene encoding bifunctional TH2 protein, mitochondrial-like produces MAAVPIEESVDIARKCWIKFKKESILALYTPFIVCLASGTLRLETFQHYIAQDSYFLKAFAQAYEAAEECTDDDDAKVGINELRKNVIEELKMHDTVIQEWGFDPAKQSTPNPATVKYTDFLLATASGKIEGVKAAKLATPFERTKLAAYILGAMIPCMRLCAYLGKELHVFLESETTHPYKKWIDSYASEGFQGLTLQNEELLDKLSVSLTGEELDIIEKLYQQAMKLELGFFLAQPIDQKSVIPLSREHSPAEHRLVIFFNFDLTCAVVDSSAILAEIAIMSAPKSGENQPENQLVRMLSADLRSTWEHLSKQYTEEYEQCIETMLLTEKVENFDYERLHKALEQLSDFEKRANLRVIESGVLKGLNFEDIKRAGERLILQDGCNNFFQSIIQNEQLNADIHVLSYCWCGDLMRSAFSSGGLDVLNVHANELIFEENLSTGEIVKKVESPIDKVQAFSKILNSCSNDKKNLTVYVGDSVGDLLCLLQADIGIVLSPSSNLMKVGNHFGVSFIPLFPGVVEKQKICAAGNSSCWTEASSVLYTVSSWAEIHAFILGS; encoded by the exons ATGGCTGCAGTTCCCATAGAGGAAAGTGTGGATATAGCAAGAAAGTGTTGGATCAAATTCAAGAAAGAGTCAATTCTTGCACTTTACACTCCATTTATTGTTTGTTTAGCTTCTGGGACTCTAAGGCTTGAAACTTTCCAGCATTACATAGCTCAAGATTCTTACTTCCTCAAAGCCTTTGCTCAAGC GTATGAAGCTGCAGAAGAGTGTACTGACGATGATGATGCAAAGGTCGGCATTAATGAATTGCGGAAGAATGTCATCGAAGAACTCAAAATGCATGATACGGTTATTCAA GAGTGGGGCTTTGATCCGGCCAAGCAGTCTACGCCCAACCCTGCAACAGTCAAGTACACAGATTTCTTATTGGCTACAGCCTCGGGAAAGATTGAAGGAGTAAAAGCTGCTAAACTTGCTACTCCATTTGAGAGAACTAAGTTGGCAGCTTATATCCTTGGCGCTAtgattccttgcatgaggctttGTGCCTACCTTGGTAAAGAGCTGCACGTGTTTCTTGAGAGCGAAACAACTCATCCTTACAAGAAGTGGATCGACAGTTATGCTTCTGAAGGTTTCCAG GGACTGACTCTGCAAAATGAGGAATTGTTGGACAAACTAAGTGTCTCTTTGACAGGCGAGGAGCTTGACATAATTGAGAAGCTTTATCAACAAGCAATGAAACTTGAATTAGGCTTCTTCTTAGCGCAGCCAATTGATCAGAAATCCGTCATCCCTCTGTCAAGAGAGCACAGTCCTGCTGAACACCGGCTTGtgatatttttcaattttgattTGACCTGCGCGGTTGTTGACTCGTCAGCGATCTTGGCAGAAATTGCAATTATGTCGGCACCAAAATCTGGTGAAAATCAACCAGAGAATCAACTTGTTCGAATGTTGTCAGCAGATCTGAGAAGTACATGGGAACATCTCTCTAAGCAGTATACCGAAGAATATGAGCAATGCATAGAGACGATGTTGCTTACTGAGAAAG TTGAAAATTTTGATTATGAAAGGCTGCATAAAGCGCTTGAGCAACTTTCAGATTTTGAGAAAAGAGCTAATTTGAGGGTGATAGAATCTGGAGTACTGAAAGGTCTGAACTTTGAAGACATAAAGCGAGCCGGGGAGCGGTTGATTCTCCAAGATGGTTGTAACAACTTTTTCCAGAGCATAATACAAAATGAACAGTTGAACGCAGACATTCATGTCCTCTCCTATTGTTGGTGTGGTGACCTTATGAGGTCTGCCTTCTCATCAG GGGGTTTGGATGTTCTGAATGTGCATGCAAATGAGCTTATATTTGAAGAAAATCTATCCACTGGTGAAATAGTTAAGAAAGTTGAGTCCCCCATCGACAAAGTTCAAGCCTTCAGTAAAATCTTAAATAGCTGCAGCAATGACAAAAAGAATCTGACAGTTTACGTAGGGGATTCAGTGGGCGATTTGCTTTGCTTGCTGCAAGCAGATATTGGGATTGTGCTTAGTCCAAGCTCAAATCTGATGAAAGTGGGGAATCATTTTGGTGTTTCTTTTATTCCGCTATTTCCTGGCGTCGTTGAGAAACAGAAGATTTGTGCTGCAGGAAACTCATCTTGTTGGACGGAGGCCTCTAGCGTTCTCTATACCGTTTCTAGCTGGGCAGAGATTCATGCATTTATATTGGGGTCGTAG
- the LOC107762114 gene encoding hypothetical protein At1g04090-like, with the protein MFGRECCSWDSVCDYYNVEPQRFDLPSPLPQWPQGKGFATGKICLGEIEAVQITKFKKIWGCSPLFGKSKSVSFYKPDEIPQGFSILGHYCQPDGENITGCILAVKDLSDDQKQKISFRDSTSKLPALKKPLNYTLVYSANSLYNETGYIWLPNAPVGYKPMGFVATAEPNEPNLEEVKCVRADLTESCEACEVVFSSNSLFPKNQFQVWKTRPCARGMLCKGVSVGTFFCSTSFTKGDELNIACLKNLDSSLKAMPNLEQVHALIKHYGPTVYFHPDEIYLPSSVQWFFKNGALLFKDGKDNGIAIDSKGSNLPAGGQNDGKYWLDLPNKDVENRHTVKCGNIETAELYVHVKPAEGGTFTDIAMWIFCPFNGPATLKISLLNLAMNRVGEHVGDWEHYTLRISNFSGELWCVYFSEHSGGEWVDARDLEFIDGNKPIVYASRNGHASFPHPGCYLQGITKIGIGVRNDCARSKYYIDSSSKYQITAAEYLGEGIVAEPPWLEYMREWGPTIEYKSGYEVDKIINHLPSFFRISMESLVELFPTELYGEAGPTGPKEKNNWFGDERW; encoded by the exons atgtttGGGAGGGAGTGTTGCAGCTGGGATAGTGTATGTGATTACTACAATGTTGAACCACAGCGTTTTGATTTGCCTTCACCCCTTCCACAATGGCCTCAAG GTAAAGGATTTGCTACAGGAAAAATATGCCTAGGTGAAATTGAAGCTGTTCAAatcacaaagtttaagaaaatttGGGGTTGTAGCCCATTGTTTGGAAAATCAAAATCAGTCTCATTCTATAAACCAGATGAAATTCCACAAGGATTTTCAATTCTTGGCCACTACTGTCAGCCAGATGGTGAGAACATAACAGGCTGTATTCTTGCAGTCAAAGATTTATCTGATGATCAGAAGCAAAAAATTTCATTTCGAGATTCGACTTCCAAGCTTCCTGCTCTTAAAAAGCCATTGAACTACACTTTAGTGTATAGCGCGAACTCCCTTTATAATGAAACTGGTTACATTTGGCTTCCTAATGCACCAGTTGGTTATAAACCAATGGGCTTTGTGGCTACTGCTGAACCTAATGAACCAAATCTTGAAGAAGTTAAATGTGTCCGCGCTGATCTTACAGAAAGTTGTGAGGCTTGTGAAGTTGTTTTTAGTTCAAATTCTCTTTTTCCAAAGAACCAATTTCAAGTTTGGAAAACAAGACCCTGCGCGAGGGGCATGTTGTGTAAAGGGGTTTCGGTTGGGACATTCTTTTGCAGTACAAGCTTCACTAAAGGAGATGAACTCAACATTgcatgtttgaaaaatcttgattcATCTCTAAAGGCAATGCCCAATCTTGAGCAGGTTCATGCACTTATTAAGCACTATGGACCAACTGTTTACTTCCATCCAGATGAAATTTATTTGCCCTCATCAGTTCAATGGTTCTTCAAAAATGGAGCCCTTCTATTTAAAGATGGGAAGGACAATGGTATAGCGATCGACTCTAAAGGCTCAAACTTGCCAGCTGGAGGACAAAATGATGGTAAATATTGGCTTGATTTGCCGAATAAAGATGTTGAAAATAGGCACACTGTCAAATGTGGTAATATTGAGACCGCGGAGCTCTATGTGCATGTTAAACCGGCTGAAGGAGGAACGTTTACTGATATTGCAATGTGGATTTTTTGCCCCTTTAATGGACCGGCCACCCTTAAAATAAGTTTGTTGAATCTAGCCATGAATAGAGTAGGCGAGCACGTTGGTGATTGGGAGCATTACACTCTTCGTATTAGCAACTTTTCAGGGGAGCTCTGGTGTGTCTATTTCAGTGAGCATAGTGGTGGTGAATGGGTTGATGCTCGTGACTTGGAGTTCATCGATGGGAACAAGCCAATTGTATATGCATCAAGAAATGGACACGCGAGTTTCCCACATCCTGGCTGTTACCTTCAAGGCATTACAAAGATTGGTATCGGAGTGAGGAACGATTGTGCAAGAAGCAAATACTATATTGACTCGAGCAGTAAATATCAAATTACCGCCGCTGAGTATCTTGGAGAAGGAATTGTTGCAGAACCGccttggctagagtacatgaggGAATGGGGTCCAACCATTGAATACAAATCAGGATATGAAGTTGACAAGATAATCAACCACCTTCCTTCTTTTTTTAGAATTTCAATGGAGAGTCTTGTTGAGCTATTTCCAACTGAACTTTATGGTGAAGCAGGGCCAACAGGACCAAAGGAAAAGAATAACTGGTTTGGAGATGAAAGGTGGTAG